TTCCTGTGGCCATggctctccccagcctcccagtGGGATGGGCAGTGCTGCAGTGACACAAAGTTGGGCCTTAGCACTAGGTGGGGCTGGCGCAAAGCGGGGTGGCGTGGGTGCAGGGAAGAAGGGCTCCCCAGCACACTGTGGCCCCTCCAGACTCCCTCCTCTTTGATCCGCCCTGCTTCTCCCTCTCCCGCAGTTACACAGTGACCTAGAAAAAGGCCGTGGGTCGGGGCGCCACTGGGCTGGAGAGACGaccgggagagggagggaagggcagcCTCTCCGCTCAGATCCCGGCACCCCTGGGATAGCCGCCGGCCCACCCCGTGGGCTTCCAGAGCTGGAACGGGAGTCGCTGAAAAGCTGGGTCTGTGGCTGAGCGCAGAGAGCCCGGTCAATACGACGGTTTCCAGCCCCTGCGCCCCCACTCCCAAGGCGCTGCGGCTCTCATCTGGACGGGCtctcacctgtgtgtgtgtgcgcgcgcgcgcgcgcgcgccagCATCGCCGGAGGGCTTCCCGCTGAAGCCGTCTGGCGCTGGGGGCCGCTCCCTCGAAGTCGGGCGTGGAGTCCGCGGGCCGCCGGGGGGCCGCGACCCCCGAGCGCAGCCGGACGCGCCTACGAGTCATCCTCGCCTCCGCTGGCGCCGCCGGGCTCTCCGTCCCGGGACGCGCGCAGCTCTCGGGCCAGCAGCGCCGTCAGACCCTGGGCGCGGAGCAGTAGGCCGGCGCCCAGGAACAGGAGTCCGCAGAGCACGAGCAGCGACAGCACGCCCAGCACCGCCGCCTGCACGGCGCGCGGCCCCTCGGGGGGCTCCGGCAGCACCCCCGACTGGTTGCAACAGGAGCTCAGCCAGGCGGCCCGGGCTGTGACGTCCGCCTGCGAGCCGTTCATGCTTCACGCCGGCTGCCCAGATGTGCTGGCGACCGCCAGATGTGCGGGAGCCCGGGGCCGGCGGGTGGGCGGCGGCCGCGTCAGGGAGGGGCCCAAGGGGCGGATCCCAGGCGCCGTGCGACCCCACCCCCTGCGTCGGAGCGTTCAGGCCCTTTTTAGACAAAGGGCTCCTCCAGTGTAGCTATGGCCCAGAATCCCAGGGCCGGTGTTACTTCTCGGCTCAAAGGCCCACACAACCACGCACGCACCCAAACCGGCCAAACCCAGGAGTCCCGTCCCCAGGGCTCTCCCTCCCCCTTAGCAAAGGTCAGGAGATAGCCCGCCCTCAGAATCCCGAAAGGATCTTCCAGGCCACATCCCAGGTGCTGGCTAGGGTGCTGCCCCCGCTGAGCGGGACACAGGACAAACAAGGGCCATCCCCACTCCTGGGCTTTCTGTCCCTGGGCCAAAAAGGTCAATACTGCTAGGTGGCCCAGGTGGCCACTGGGACAGGAGGCAAATAAGCAGCCTCTAGACACTTAGTGATCATAGCCTTCATCGTGCATCATCCCCTTGGGAGCCTCCTGGGGCCGGACAAGCAGACCAGTGCCTCCCTGGTCCcaggggagggagatggagggcAGGAGGACTTTAAGGCCTGCCCCCATTCCTTTGCTCAGGCCCCAGAGGTCAAGGAGAGTTACAGACCAAGGGGAAAGCATAGATCTGAGTCACCAGGGCTCCTGTCCTGACCTTGAGTAAATCAGTCCCCTACCTGCGGGAAATCACACCACCAAAAGGGATGGAGATGTTACTGAACTGCCCACTAAGGGGAGCTTGCTGCCAACTGGGTGTCCCACAGCCAAGCCAGGGTGGGAGACTGGCGCAGAGCCTGGCTGCAAAAAAGTAGAAAGTCTGGGGAAGCTGGGATGGAGGAAAAACCCTCCCGACCAGGTCTCCTGAGAACTGTAGCAACCCTGAGCTCGGTTTAAAACAAAGTCGCTGTCGGCAAACACCTGACTCAGCCAactccctggaagggaggagcTGACGGCCTCTAGGAGGAAAAGAAGGTCCCCCAGACTGCAGCGGGCCAGGTAGGATCACACCTCATCAAGGACTTGCTGAGAATTGGCCTTCCCCATCTCCAAACCCCTGAGAACCTCCTGAGTTCTCCAACTCCCCGGTGCCCCAGAGGTCAAGGGTAGGACATCAGAAAACCCCTCATGAAACAGCGCACGGCCAAGAGTGGCTTGGGGTGAGAAAAACGTGCAAACACTTCCTGGCCATCCTGGCGCCTAACTGCTCCAGGACCATGGACAAGACCCCCAGCCCCTTTCTCCCTTAGCACAGCTGCTTATGCGCCGCTCACTTAGTTTGGTTAGAACTGGCACCTATGTAACAAAAAGCGTTGTAAAATATGGAAGACTAAATCAATGAAAAGCACACAGTGCGGTTCACCGGTTTTGAGCACGCTTGCCTAGAAATGAGCGAGTTACCAATGTCCTAACAACTGGCGAGGGCCAGCCCAAACTGGAAGAAGTGTTACCGGACACCAGTCTCAAGGTGGCCAATCTCTCTCCAGAGAGAGAAACACCAGATCAAATGAGCTTTCTGGTGCAAGTGGGGGCCTGTGTGTGCTCTATGAAGACAGAGGAGATATTCTTTGGGGTCATCTGAAGGAAGACCAGATAATATAAAAGGCAGGCATGTCATATAGCTCCcttaggaagggaggagaaataGCACAGCCatatccaaaagcagcagatccTGATCTGTGCCCTCACTCATGGGACTGAGCATGGTCACACCTGCTTATGTGAATGTCCAACGAAGTACAAAATCAATCAGCTTTCATCTGTCTTTAATCCCATCCGCCCACTCCCCTCATCTTGGAATAATGCTCTCAACACACACGTGTGTCCTGGCAGGCCTGCTATAAAAGTGTtaatgttttgggcttccctggtggtgcagtggttgagagtccgcctgccgatgcaggggacacgggtgcgtgtcccggtccgggaggatcccacatgccgtggagcggctgggcccatgagccacggccgctgaggctgcgtgtccggagcctgtgctccgcaacgggagaggccacaacagtaagaggcctgcgtaccgcaaaaaaaaaaaaaagtgttaatgtTTCAGGCCAGAACACCAGCCAAGGTAGAGATGGCTCAACCCAAACTCACATTCTCAACTTTATTCACCATCCTAGTGATGGCTCCTCTGTACAGCGTAGGAAAGGGGACCCCCACCAGGGGTGCGGAGAGACAGTGTAGGCTGGACTTGACCATCAGTGAAGGTGACAAGGATGACCAGAGACTGGCaaccacacaccaggaagccagGGGTGGCCCTTCCAGATCTCATCAAGGACCTGGAGCGGGCTCCAGAGCCCCAAGGGCTAACAGGGCCTAACAGTACGATCCCCAGAAGCCAAGGTCCGCAAGCCATCAAGGAGCGCCCGAGGCCCCAGCGACACCTAGAGGGCCAGGGTGTCTTTGATGAGCCTGCGCATGGTGGTGGTGACGGAGGAGCCCAGGGCGTCGGTGATTTGGAAGGAGATCTTGTAGAGGTAGGGCTGCACGTCCCGCAAGCCTGTGTCAAACACGTTGTCCACCTCCGACTGCGTGGGCATCTTGGGCAGGTACTCGTGCCGGTTCATCACCTCTACGATGTTGGTGATCTTCTCGCAGAGCTTCTCACCCACCTTCTCCCGGCAGATCTGCCGTTCCTGCTCCGTGGCCAGGGCCACCACGTGCACCTTGACCGTCCACACCTCCCAGGGGATGCACTCGTCTGAGAAAGGCCAGCGAGACTTCTTCTTCTGATAGAACTCCAAGG
This genomic stretch from Phocoena phocoena chromosome 11, mPhoPho1.1, whole genome shotgun sequence harbors:
- the SMIM41 gene encoding small integral membrane protein 41; amino-acid sequence: MNGSQADVTARAAWLSSCCNQSGVLPEPPEGPRAVQAAVLGVLSLLVLCGLLFLGAGLLLRAQGLTALLARELRASRDGEPGGASGGEDDS
- the ATG101 gene encoding autophagy-related protein 101, with the translated sequence MNCRSEVLEVSVEGRQVEEAMLAMLHTVLLHRSTGKFHYKKEGTYSIGTVGTQDVDCDFIDFTYVRVSSEELDRALRKVVGEFRDALRNSGGDGLGQMSLEFYQKKKSRWPFSDECIPWEVWTVKVHVVALATEQERQICREKVGEKLCEKITNIVEVMNRHEYLPKMPTQSEVDNVFDTGLRDVQPYLYKISFQITDALGSSVTTTMRRLIKDTLAL